The following DNA comes from Candidatus Binataceae bacterium.
CACATCGCGCAACTGCACGAACTTCGCGCCGCGTTCGCCGAGTGCGCGCACCAGCGCGGTGAAGGCATCCAGCTGGCCCATCCCCTCGGTCTCGGCGTGGATCGTATGAACGTTGAGCGAGTCTTCCCTGAACTGGCCGAGGTAAAAATCGTGGACGGCTTGAGCGTCGTGCAGTTCGGGTCGGCCCATCACCTCGTCGAGCGTCGGCAGCGTCGTGGGGATCTCGGGTGTCGCTAGCGCGCGGCCCTCGACGACGCATCGATAGGGCGAACGTCCGCGCGTATCGCTGTGATAGTCGAGCTTGAGATCTTCGAGGGCGAGCAGAGCGGCCGAGCTCGTGCGCCATCCCGGTGCGGCGAAGCTGCGCGGCGCCTCGCCGAAGATTGCGCGATAAGCTTCGCGCGCATCTGTCAATTCATCGCGCACGCCGCGTTCGCCGATACGGTCGATCTCGTCCTGCCATCGCACGTGATCGTAGCCGTGAACGCCAACTTCGAAGCCGCTGCGCTTGAGCGCGCGCATCGTTTCGGGAAACGCCAGCGCGATCGGACGCGCTGGCAGCAATGTGCCCGACAGAATCGTGCGCACGCCGTACATCGCGACCGCATTGGTGCGGAACATCTTCTTGAGGAATCCGCGATTGCGGAAAACGCGCGCGACCGCGCGGCCCGAGTTGTCCGGCCCCATGGCGACATAGAAACTCGCCGTGATGCCGTCGCGCTCGAGCATCTGCACGAGGCGCGGCACGCCCTGTTCCATGCCCTGGTGGGTATCGACGTCGATCTTGAGCGCGACTTCCATTGAACCAGGTCGAACGCTAGGCCATTTCCTGCCGGAACCAGTCCATCGAGAGTTTCACGCCCTCGCGCAGACTCACTTTCGGTGTAACGCCGAGCAGCGTGCGCATCTTGGCGTTATCGGGCACGCGGCGCGGGATGTCCTCGTAGCTGTTGCCGTAAACCTCTTCCTGCGTGACGAATTTGATCTTCGAGCGGGTCTCGCCGTACAGCTCGAGCAT
Coding sequences within:
- a CDS encoding polysaccharide deacetylase family protein, which codes for MEVALKIDVDTHQGMEQGVPRLVQMLERDGITASFYVAMGPDNSGRAVARVFRNRGFLKKMFRTNAVAMYGVRTILSGTLLPARPIALAFPETMRALKRSGFEVGVHGYDHVRWQDEIDRIGERGVRDELTDAREAYRAIFGEAPRSFAAPGWRTSSAALLALEDLKLDYHSDTRGRSPYRCVVEGRALATPEIPTTLPTLDEVMGRPELHDAQAVHDFYLGQFREDSLNVHTIHAETEGMGQLDAFTALVRALGERGAKFVQLRDVAERLRTSELPACEVIRDTLPGRAGWISAQGA